One genomic segment of Stigmatopora argus isolate UIUO_Sarg chromosome 18, RoL_Sarg_1.0, whole genome shotgun sequence includes these proteins:
- the arhgap44b gene encoding rho GTPase-activating protein 44 isoform X3 produces the protein MKKQFNRMRQLANQTVGRAEKTEVLSDDLLQAEKRLELVKQVSHSTHKKLTGCLQSQQGVEVDKKSVRSPPKKLPLAMLAQCMEEGAAVLGDESMLGKMLKLCGETQDRLSQELVLFEVTIEKDVMDPLYDLSEVEIPNIQKQRKHLAKLVLDMDSARTRYYQSGRSSGLSANLQPSGGKADHLREEMEEAANRMEICRDQLSADMYSSIARELDYASYFQTLIEVQAEYHRKSLELLQNILPQIKAHQESWAEKPCYGKPLEEHLELSGRDIAFPIEACVTMLLECGMQEEGLFRVAPSASKLKKLKASLDCGVLDVQEYSADPHAIAGALKSYLRELPEPLMTFELYNDWIQASIIPDQDKRLQALRGACDKLPPANNNNFRYLIKFLSKLTEYQDVNKMTPGNIAIVLGPNLLWTHSDGNITEMMTTVSLQIVGIIEPVIQHADWFFPGEIEFNVTGNYGSPVHANHNANYSSMPSPDMEMTERRHNEQSRRPLSVATDNMMLEFYKKDGIRKIQSMGVRVMDTSWVSRKGSSSSRKSSTPPADAVVPEQPGDPSGSPSGSPSPTPPPTNSERASSDGPPDSCNARPSPEEERAPPPYPSPSLRPRHFFPTRAPPGTRPLSRSPECVPVTPAGAPRRTGYSPPPFLHSLCPSPQALDVNSNPRAQGPSAERADPPHGEANGSLYIKPPLVLTRHDLFPSTPLSVPPSWATCSRDRGRKAASTLKNKELSPVIGQKGFQSTLSEHSPHTLRRAKKLAPIPPKVPFGQTGAMSEPSTGQPSPVSLSPTPPSTPSPYGLGYPQGYGAASVASLSSPPSLGGMAGGKARPTPKPPRQRPSLPPPQPPPTPGSSPQPLENSSGLLDALSPGESMSTDSFCNLDIPIIDMELDGLLDLAHISRLGYSLAPLDSRRLRVAESEDGEDAESTVL, from the exons GGCTGAGAAGACCGAAGTGTTGAGCGATGACCTCCTACAG GCGGAGAAGCGTCTGGAGTTGGTCAAGCAGGTGTCGCACAGCACCCACAAGAAGTTGACCGGGTGTCTCCAGAGCCAGCAAGGGGTGGAAGTGGACAAGAAGTCGGTCAGATCTCCCCCG AAGAAGCTTCCTCTGGCCATGCTGGCGCAATGTATGGAGGAGGGCGCGGCCGTGTTGGGGGACGAGTCCATGTTGGG GAAGATGCTGAAGCTGTGCGGCGAGACGCAGGACAGGCTGTCCCAGGAGCTGGTCCTGTTCGAAGTCACCATCGAGAAGGACGTCATGGACCCGCTCTACGATCTCTCCGAG GTGGAAATCCCAAACATCCAGAAACAAAGGAAACATTTAGCCAAGCTGGTCCTGGACATGGACTCGGCACGCACTCG CTACTATCAGTCGGGCAGGTCGTCGGGCCTGTCCGCCAACCTGCAGCCCAGCGGCGGGAAGGCCGACCACCTCagagaggagatggaggaggccGCCAACCGCATGGAGATCTGCAGG GACCAGCTGTCCGCCGACATGTACAGCTCCATCGCCAGAGAACTGGACTACGCCAGCTACTTCCAGACG CTGATCGAAGTCCAGGCGGAGTACCACAGGAAGTCGCTGGAGCTGCTGCAGAACATCCTGCCTCAGATTAAAGCTCATCAGG AGTCGTGGGCAGAAAAGCCTTGTTACGGGAAGCCGCTGGAAGAACATTTGGAGCTCAGCGGGAGAGATATCGCTTTCCCCATCGAAGCTTGCGTCACCATGTTGCTGGAGTGCGGCATGCAAGAAGAG GGTTTGTTCCGAGTGGCTCCGTCCGCTTCCAAGCTGAAGAAACTCAAGGCGTCTTTAGACTGCGGCGTGCTGGACGTCCAGGAGTACTCGGCCGACCCGCACGCCATCGCGG GAGCGCTGAAATCGTACCTGCGCGAACTCCCCGAGCCCCTGATGACATTTGAGCTTTATAACGACTGGATCCAGGCCTCAAT CATTCCGGACCAGGACAAAAGACTTCAGGCTCTCCGCGGGGCTTGTGACAAATTGCCGCCggccaacaacaacaatttcAG ATACCTGATCAAGTTCCTTTCCAAGCTGACGGAATACCAGGACGTGAACAAGATGACCCCCGGGAACATCGCCATCGTGCTGGGGCCAAACCTGCTGTGGACGCACAGCGACGG CAACATCACGGAGATGATGACCACCGTGTCCCTGCAGATCGTGGGCATCATCGAGCCCGTCATCCAGCACGCCGACTGGTTCTTCCCCGGAG AAATCGAGTTTAACGTGACGGGCAACTACGGCAGCCCCGTGCACGCCAACCACAACGCCAACTACAGTTCCATGCCGTCCCCCGACATGGAGATGACGGAGCGGCGGCACAACGAGCAGAGTCGGAGGCCGCTCAGCGTGGCCACCGACAACATGATGCTGGAGTTTTACAAGAAAGACGG CATCAGGAAGATCCAGAG CATGGGAGTCAGGGTGATGGACACTTCGTGGGTGTCCCGCAAGGGCTCGTCGTCCTCGCGTAAAAGCTCCACCCCGCCGGCGGACGCCGTCGTCCCCGAGCAGCCCGGGGACCCCTCGGGTTCCCCCTCGGGGTCCCCCTCGCCCACCCCTCCTCCCACTAACAGCGAGCGAGCCAG cTCGGACGGGCCGCCGGACTCCTGTAACGCCCGCCCCTCCCCCGAGGAGGAGAGAGCGCCTCCCCCTTACCCTTCCCCGTCTCTCCGTCCCCGCCACTTCTTTCCCACCCGAGCACCCCCCGGCACGCGCCCGCTCTCCCGCAGTCCCGAATGCGTCCCGGTCACGCCGGCGGGCGCCCCCCGCCGCACGGGCTACAGCCCCCCTCCCTTCCTCCACTCCCTATGCCCGTCCCCACAAGCCCTGGACGTGAATTCCAACCCCCGAGCCCAAGGTCCCTCGGCCGAGCGGGCCGACCCCCCGCACGGCGAGGCCAACGGGTCCCTTTACATCAAACCCCCGCTCGTTCTGACCCGTCACGATCTTTTCCCGAGCACCCCCCTTTCCGTCCCCCCTTCTTGGGCCACCTGTAGCCGAGACAGAGGACGCAAGGCCGCTAG CACTCTGAAGAACAAAGAACTGTCCCCGGTGATCGGCCAGAAAGGATTCCAGTCCACGCTGTCCGAGCACAGCCCGCACACGCTCAGGAGAG CCAAGAAGCTGGCTCCCATCCCGCCTAAAGTTCCCTTCGGCCAGACGGGGGCGATGTCGGAGCCGTCCACGGGTCAGCCGTCTCCCGTCAGCCTGTCGCCGACACCCCCCAGCACGCCGTCTCCGTACGGCTTGGGCTACCCGCAGGGTTACGGCGCGGCGTCGGTGGCGTCTCTGTCCTCGCCGCCCTCTCTGGGAGGGATGGCGGGGGGCAAGGCGCGGCCCACTCCCAAGCCGCCCCGCCAGAGGCCCAGCCTGCCTCCCCCGCAGCCGCCCCCCACCCCCGGGAGCAGCCCTCAACCGCTGGAGAACTCGTCGGGGCTGCTGGACGCCTTGTCTCCCGGAGAGAGCATGTCCACAG ATTCCTTCTGCAACCTTGACATTCCCATCATCGACATGGAGCTGGACGGCCTCTTGGACTTGGCGCACATCTCCCGCCTCGGGTACTCGCTGGCGCCGCTGGACTCCAGGCGCCTCCGAGTCGCCGAGTCGGAGGACGGGGAGGACGCGGAGAGCACGGTGCTATGA
- the arhgap44b gene encoding rho GTPase-activating protein 44 isoform X7: MKKQFNRMRQLANQTVGRAEKTEVLSDDLLQAEKRLELVKQVSHSTHKKLTGCLQSQQGVEVDKKSVRSPPKKLPLAMLAQCMEEGAAVLGDESMLGKMLKLCGETQDRLSQELVLFEVTIEKDVMDPLYDLSEVEIPNIQKQRKHLAKLVLDMDSARTRYYQSGRSSGLSANLQPSGGKADHLREEMEEAANRMEICRDQLSADMYSSIARELDYASYFQTLIEVQAEYHRKSLELLQNILPQIKAHQESWAEKPCYGKPLEEHLELSGRDIAFPIEACVTMLLECGMQEEGLFRVAPSASKLKKLKASLDCGVLDVQEYSADPHAIAGALKSYLRELPEPLMTFELYNDWIQASIIPDQDKRLQALRGACDKLPPANNNNFRYLIKFLSKLTEYQDVNKMTPGNIAIVLGPNLLWTHSDGNITEMMTTVSLQIVGIIEPVIQHADWFFPGEIEFNVTGNYGSPVHANHNANYSSMPSPDMEMTERRHNEQSRRPLSVATDNMMLEFYKKDGTLKNKELSPVIGQKGFQSTLSEHSPHTLRRAKKLAPIPPKVPFGQTGAMSEPSTGQPSPVSLSPTPPSTPSPYGLGYPQGYGAASVASLSSPPSLGGMAGGKARPTPKPPRQRPSLPPPQPPPTPGSSPQPLENSSGLLDALSPGESMSTDSFCNLDIPIIDMELDGLLDLAHISRLGYSLAPLDSRRLRVAESEDGEDAESTVL; this comes from the exons GGCTGAGAAGACCGAAGTGTTGAGCGATGACCTCCTACAG GCGGAGAAGCGTCTGGAGTTGGTCAAGCAGGTGTCGCACAGCACCCACAAGAAGTTGACCGGGTGTCTCCAGAGCCAGCAAGGGGTGGAAGTGGACAAGAAGTCGGTCAGATCTCCCCCG AAGAAGCTTCCTCTGGCCATGCTGGCGCAATGTATGGAGGAGGGCGCGGCCGTGTTGGGGGACGAGTCCATGTTGGG GAAGATGCTGAAGCTGTGCGGCGAGACGCAGGACAGGCTGTCCCAGGAGCTGGTCCTGTTCGAAGTCACCATCGAGAAGGACGTCATGGACCCGCTCTACGATCTCTCCGAG GTGGAAATCCCAAACATCCAGAAACAAAGGAAACATTTAGCCAAGCTGGTCCTGGACATGGACTCGGCACGCACTCG CTACTATCAGTCGGGCAGGTCGTCGGGCCTGTCCGCCAACCTGCAGCCCAGCGGCGGGAAGGCCGACCACCTCagagaggagatggaggaggccGCCAACCGCATGGAGATCTGCAGG GACCAGCTGTCCGCCGACATGTACAGCTCCATCGCCAGAGAACTGGACTACGCCAGCTACTTCCAGACG CTGATCGAAGTCCAGGCGGAGTACCACAGGAAGTCGCTGGAGCTGCTGCAGAACATCCTGCCTCAGATTAAAGCTCATCAGG AGTCGTGGGCAGAAAAGCCTTGTTACGGGAAGCCGCTGGAAGAACATTTGGAGCTCAGCGGGAGAGATATCGCTTTCCCCATCGAAGCTTGCGTCACCATGTTGCTGGAGTGCGGCATGCAAGAAGAG GGTTTGTTCCGAGTGGCTCCGTCCGCTTCCAAGCTGAAGAAACTCAAGGCGTCTTTAGACTGCGGCGTGCTGGACGTCCAGGAGTACTCGGCCGACCCGCACGCCATCGCGG GAGCGCTGAAATCGTACCTGCGCGAACTCCCCGAGCCCCTGATGACATTTGAGCTTTATAACGACTGGATCCAGGCCTCAAT CATTCCGGACCAGGACAAAAGACTTCAGGCTCTCCGCGGGGCTTGTGACAAATTGCCGCCggccaacaacaacaatttcAG ATACCTGATCAAGTTCCTTTCCAAGCTGACGGAATACCAGGACGTGAACAAGATGACCCCCGGGAACATCGCCATCGTGCTGGGGCCAAACCTGCTGTGGACGCACAGCGACGG CAACATCACGGAGATGATGACCACCGTGTCCCTGCAGATCGTGGGCATCATCGAGCCCGTCATCCAGCACGCCGACTGGTTCTTCCCCGGAG AAATCGAGTTTAACGTGACGGGCAACTACGGCAGCCCCGTGCACGCCAACCACAACGCCAACTACAGTTCCATGCCGTCCCCCGACATGGAGATGACGGAGCGGCGGCACAACGAGCAGAGTCGGAGGCCGCTCAGCGTGGCCACCGACAACATGATGCTGGAGTTTTACAAGAAAGACGG CACTCTGAAGAACAAAGAACTGTCCCCGGTGATCGGCCAGAAAGGATTCCAGTCCACGCTGTCCGAGCACAGCCCGCACACGCTCAGGAGAG CCAAGAAGCTGGCTCCCATCCCGCCTAAAGTTCCCTTCGGCCAGACGGGGGCGATGTCGGAGCCGTCCACGGGTCAGCCGTCTCCCGTCAGCCTGTCGCCGACACCCCCCAGCACGCCGTCTCCGTACGGCTTGGGCTACCCGCAGGGTTACGGCGCGGCGTCGGTGGCGTCTCTGTCCTCGCCGCCCTCTCTGGGAGGGATGGCGGGGGGCAAGGCGCGGCCCACTCCCAAGCCGCCCCGCCAGAGGCCCAGCCTGCCTCCCCCGCAGCCGCCCCCCACCCCCGGGAGCAGCCCTCAACCGCTGGAGAACTCGTCGGGGCTGCTGGACGCCTTGTCTCCCGGAGAGAGCATGTCCACAG ATTCCTTCTGCAACCTTGACATTCCCATCATCGACATGGAGCTGGACGGCCTCTTGGACTTGGCGCACATCTCCCGCCTCGGGTACTCGCTGGCGCCGCTGGACTCCAGGCGCCTCCGAGTCGCCGAGTCGGAGGACGGGGAGGACGCGGAGAGCACGGTGCTATGA
- the arhgap44b gene encoding rho GTPase-activating protein 44 isoform X5, protein MKKQFNRMRQLANQTVGRAEKTEVLSDDLLQAEKRLELVKQVSHSTHKKLTGCLQSQQGVEVDKKSVRSPPKKLPLAMLAQCMEEGAAVLGDESMLGKMLKLCGETQDRLSQELVLFEVTIEKDVMDPLYDLSEVEIPNIQKQRKHLAKLVLDMDSARTRYYQSGRSSGLSANLQPSGGKADHLREEMEEAANRMEICRDQLSADMYSSIARELDYASYFQTLIEVQAEYHRKSLELLQNILPQIKAHQESWAEKPCYGKPLEEHLELSGRDIAFPIEACVTMLLECGMQEEGLFRVAPSASKLKKLKASLDCGVLDVQEYSADPHAIAGALKSYLRELPEPLMTFELYNDWIQASIIPDQDKRLQALRGACDKLPPANNNNFRYLIKFLSKLTEYQDVNKMTPGNIAIVLGPNLLWTHSDGNITEMMTTVSLQIVGIIEPVIQHADWFFPGEIEFNVTGNYGSPVHANHNANYSSMPSPDMEMTERRHNEQSRRPLSVATDNMMLEFYKKDGIRKIQSMGVRVMDTSWVSRKGSSSSRKSSTPPADAVVPEQPGDPSGSPSGSPSPTPPPTNSERASTLKNKELSPVIGQKGFQSTLSEHSPHTLRRAKKLAPIPPKVPFGQTGAMSEPSTGQPSPVSLSPTPPSTPSPYGLGYPQGYGAASVASLSSPPSLGGMAGGKARPTPKPPRQRPSLPPPQPPPTPGSSPQPLENSSGLLDALSPGESMSTDSFCNLDIPIIDMELDGLLDLAHISRLGYSLAPLDSRRLRVAESEDGEDAESTVL, encoded by the exons GGCTGAGAAGACCGAAGTGTTGAGCGATGACCTCCTACAG GCGGAGAAGCGTCTGGAGTTGGTCAAGCAGGTGTCGCACAGCACCCACAAGAAGTTGACCGGGTGTCTCCAGAGCCAGCAAGGGGTGGAAGTGGACAAGAAGTCGGTCAGATCTCCCCCG AAGAAGCTTCCTCTGGCCATGCTGGCGCAATGTATGGAGGAGGGCGCGGCCGTGTTGGGGGACGAGTCCATGTTGGG GAAGATGCTGAAGCTGTGCGGCGAGACGCAGGACAGGCTGTCCCAGGAGCTGGTCCTGTTCGAAGTCACCATCGAGAAGGACGTCATGGACCCGCTCTACGATCTCTCCGAG GTGGAAATCCCAAACATCCAGAAACAAAGGAAACATTTAGCCAAGCTGGTCCTGGACATGGACTCGGCACGCACTCG CTACTATCAGTCGGGCAGGTCGTCGGGCCTGTCCGCCAACCTGCAGCCCAGCGGCGGGAAGGCCGACCACCTCagagaggagatggaggaggccGCCAACCGCATGGAGATCTGCAGG GACCAGCTGTCCGCCGACATGTACAGCTCCATCGCCAGAGAACTGGACTACGCCAGCTACTTCCAGACG CTGATCGAAGTCCAGGCGGAGTACCACAGGAAGTCGCTGGAGCTGCTGCAGAACATCCTGCCTCAGATTAAAGCTCATCAGG AGTCGTGGGCAGAAAAGCCTTGTTACGGGAAGCCGCTGGAAGAACATTTGGAGCTCAGCGGGAGAGATATCGCTTTCCCCATCGAAGCTTGCGTCACCATGTTGCTGGAGTGCGGCATGCAAGAAGAG GGTTTGTTCCGAGTGGCTCCGTCCGCTTCCAAGCTGAAGAAACTCAAGGCGTCTTTAGACTGCGGCGTGCTGGACGTCCAGGAGTACTCGGCCGACCCGCACGCCATCGCGG GAGCGCTGAAATCGTACCTGCGCGAACTCCCCGAGCCCCTGATGACATTTGAGCTTTATAACGACTGGATCCAGGCCTCAAT CATTCCGGACCAGGACAAAAGACTTCAGGCTCTCCGCGGGGCTTGTGACAAATTGCCGCCggccaacaacaacaatttcAG ATACCTGATCAAGTTCCTTTCCAAGCTGACGGAATACCAGGACGTGAACAAGATGACCCCCGGGAACATCGCCATCGTGCTGGGGCCAAACCTGCTGTGGACGCACAGCGACGG CAACATCACGGAGATGATGACCACCGTGTCCCTGCAGATCGTGGGCATCATCGAGCCCGTCATCCAGCACGCCGACTGGTTCTTCCCCGGAG AAATCGAGTTTAACGTGACGGGCAACTACGGCAGCCCCGTGCACGCCAACCACAACGCCAACTACAGTTCCATGCCGTCCCCCGACATGGAGATGACGGAGCGGCGGCACAACGAGCAGAGTCGGAGGCCGCTCAGCGTGGCCACCGACAACATGATGCTGGAGTTTTACAAGAAAGACGG CATCAGGAAGATCCAGAG CATGGGAGTCAGGGTGATGGACACTTCGTGGGTGTCCCGCAAGGGCTCGTCGTCCTCGCGTAAAAGCTCCACCCCGCCGGCGGACGCCGTCGTCCCCGAGCAGCCCGGGGACCCCTCGGGTTCCCCCTCGGGGTCCCCCTCGCCCACCCCTCCTCCCACTAACAGCGAGCGAGCCAG CACTCTGAAGAACAAAGAACTGTCCCCGGTGATCGGCCAGAAAGGATTCCAGTCCACGCTGTCCGAGCACAGCCCGCACACGCTCAGGAGAG CCAAGAAGCTGGCTCCCATCCCGCCTAAAGTTCCCTTCGGCCAGACGGGGGCGATGTCGGAGCCGTCCACGGGTCAGCCGTCTCCCGTCAGCCTGTCGCCGACACCCCCCAGCACGCCGTCTCCGTACGGCTTGGGCTACCCGCAGGGTTACGGCGCGGCGTCGGTGGCGTCTCTGTCCTCGCCGCCCTCTCTGGGAGGGATGGCGGGGGGCAAGGCGCGGCCCACTCCCAAGCCGCCCCGCCAGAGGCCCAGCCTGCCTCCCCCGCAGCCGCCCCCCACCCCCGGGAGCAGCCCTCAACCGCTGGAGAACTCGTCGGGGCTGCTGGACGCCTTGTCTCCCGGAGAGAGCATGTCCACAG ATTCCTTCTGCAACCTTGACATTCCCATCATCGACATGGAGCTGGACGGCCTCTTGGACTTGGCGCACATCTCCCGCCTCGGGTACTCGCTGGCGCCGCTGGACTCCAGGCGCCTCCGAGTCGCCGAGTCGGAGGACGGGGAGGACGCGGAGAGCACGGTGCTATGA
- the arhgap44b gene encoding rho GTPase-activating protein 44 isoform X2 encodes MKKQFNRMRQLANQTVGRAEKTEVLSDDLLQAEKRLELVKQVSHSTHKKLTGCLQSQQGVEVDKKSVRSPPKKLPLAMLAQCMEEGAAVLGDESMLGKMLKLCGETQDRLSQELVLFEVTIEKDVMDPLYDLSEVEIPNIQKQRKHLAKLVLDMDSARTRYYQSGRSSGLSANLQPSGGKADHLREEMEEAANRMEICRDQLSADMYSSIARELDYASYFQTLIEVQAEYHRKSLELLQNILPQIKAHQESWAEKPCYGKPLEEHLELSGRDIAFPIEACVTMLLECGMQEEGLFRVAPSASKLKKLKASLDCGVLDVQEYSADPHAIAGALKSYLRELPEPLMTFELYNDWIQASIIPDQDKRLQALRGACDKLPPANNNNFRYLIKFLSKLTEYQDVNKMTPGNIAIVLGPNLLWTHSDGNITEMMTTVSLQIVGIIEPVIQHADWFFPGEIEFNVTGNYGSPVHANHNANYSSMPSPDMEMTERRHNEQSRRPLSVATDNMMLEFYKKDGMGVRVMDTSWVSRKGSSSSRKSSTPPADAVVPEQPGDPSGSPSGSPSPTPPPTNSERASPRMFHSFTFHCRKALQWTSSDGPPDSCNARPSPEEERAPPPYPSPSLRPRHFFPTRAPPGTRPLSRSPECVPVTPAGAPRRTGYSPPPFLHSLCPSPQALDVNSNPRAQGPSAERADPPHGEANGSLYIKPPLVLTRHDLFPSTPLSVPPSWATCSRDRGRKAASTLKNKELSPVIGQKGFQSTLSEHSPHTLRRAKKLAPIPPKVPFGQTGAMSEPSTGQPSPVSLSPTPPSTPSPYGLGYPQGYGAASVASLSSPPSLGGMAGGKARPTPKPPRQRPSLPPPQPPPTPGSSPQPLENSSGLLDALSPGESMSTDSFCNLDIPIIDMELDGLLDLAHISRLGYSLAPLDSRRLRVAESEDGEDAESTVL; translated from the exons GGCTGAGAAGACCGAAGTGTTGAGCGATGACCTCCTACAG GCGGAGAAGCGTCTGGAGTTGGTCAAGCAGGTGTCGCACAGCACCCACAAGAAGTTGACCGGGTGTCTCCAGAGCCAGCAAGGGGTGGAAGTGGACAAGAAGTCGGTCAGATCTCCCCCG AAGAAGCTTCCTCTGGCCATGCTGGCGCAATGTATGGAGGAGGGCGCGGCCGTGTTGGGGGACGAGTCCATGTTGGG GAAGATGCTGAAGCTGTGCGGCGAGACGCAGGACAGGCTGTCCCAGGAGCTGGTCCTGTTCGAAGTCACCATCGAGAAGGACGTCATGGACCCGCTCTACGATCTCTCCGAG GTGGAAATCCCAAACATCCAGAAACAAAGGAAACATTTAGCCAAGCTGGTCCTGGACATGGACTCGGCACGCACTCG CTACTATCAGTCGGGCAGGTCGTCGGGCCTGTCCGCCAACCTGCAGCCCAGCGGCGGGAAGGCCGACCACCTCagagaggagatggaggaggccGCCAACCGCATGGAGATCTGCAGG GACCAGCTGTCCGCCGACATGTACAGCTCCATCGCCAGAGAACTGGACTACGCCAGCTACTTCCAGACG CTGATCGAAGTCCAGGCGGAGTACCACAGGAAGTCGCTGGAGCTGCTGCAGAACATCCTGCCTCAGATTAAAGCTCATCAGG AGTCGTGGGCAGAAAAGCCTTGTTACGGGAAGCCGCTGGAAGAACATTTGGAGCTCAGCGGGAGAGATATCGCTTTCCCCATCGAAGCTTGCGTCACCATGTTGCTGGAGTGCGGCATGCAAGAAGAG GGTTTGTTCCGAGTGGCTCCGTCCGCTTCCAAGCTGAAGAAACTCAAGGCGTCTTTAGACTGCGGCGTGCTGGACGTCCAGGAGTACTCGGCCGACCCGCACGCCATCGCGG GAGCGCTGAAATCGTACCTGCGCGAACTCCCCGAGCCCCTGATGACATTTGAGCTTTATAACGACTGGATCCAGGCCTCAAT CATTCCGGACCAGGACAAAAGACTTCAGGCTCTCCGCGGGGCTTGTGACAAATTGCCGCCggccaacaacaacaatttcAG ATACCTGATCAAGTTCCTTTCCAAGCTGACGGAATACCAGGACGTGAACAAGATGACCCCCGGGAACATCGCCATCGTGCTGGGGCCAAACCTGCTGTGGACGCACAGCGACGG CAACATCACGGAGATGATGACCACCGTGTCCCTGCAGATCGTGGGCATCATCGAGCCCGTCATCCAGCACGCCGACTGGTTCTTCCCCGGAG AAATCGAGTTTAACGTGACGGGCAACTACGGCAGCCCCGTGCACGCCAACCACAACGCCAACTACAGTTCCATGCCGTCCCCCGACATGGAGATGACGGAGCGGCGGCACAACGAGCAGAGTCGGAGGCCGCTCAGCGTGGCCACCGACAACATGATGCTGGAGTTTTACAAGAAAGACGG CATGGGAGTCAGGGTGATGGACACTTCGTGGGTGTCCCGCAAGGGCTCGTCGTCCTCGCGTAAAAGCTCCACCCCGCCGGCGGACGCCGTCGTCCCCGAGCAGCCCGGGGACCCCTCGGGTTCCCCCTCGGGGTCCCCCTCGCCCACCCCTCCTCCCACTAACAGCGAGCGAGCCAG CCCCCGCATGTTCCACAGCTTCACCTTCCATTGTCGCAAGGCTCTGCAGTGGACCAG cTCGGACGGGCCGCCGGACTCCTGTAACGCCCGCCCCTCCCCCGAGGAGGAGAGAGCGCCTCCCCCTTACCCTTCCCCGTCTCTCCGTCCCCGCCACTTCTTTCCCACCCGAGCACCCCCCGGCACGCGCCCGCTCTCCCGCAGTCCCGAATGCGTCCCGGTCACGCCGGCGGGCGCCCCCCGCCGCACGGGCTACAGCCCCCCTCCCTTCCTCCACTCCCTATGCCCGTCCCCACAAGCCCTGGACGTGAATTCCAACCCCCGAGCCCAAGGTCCCTCGGCCGAGCGGGCCGACCCCCCGCACGGCGAGGCCAACGGGTCCCTTTACATCAAACCCCCGCTCGTTCTGACCCGTCACGATCTTTTCCCGAGCACCCCCCTTTCCGTCCCCCCTTCTTGGGCCACCTGTAGCCGAGACAGAGGACGCAAGGCCGCTAG CACTCTGAAGAACAAAGAACTGTCCCCGGTGATCGGCCAGAAAGGATTCCAGTCCACGCTGTCCGAGCACAGCCCGCACACGCTCAGGAGAG CCAAGAAGCTGGCTCCCATCCCGCCTAAAGTTCCCTTCGGCCAGACGGGGGCGATGTCGGAGCCGTCCACGGGTCAGCCGTCTCCCGTCAGCCTGTCGCCGACACCCCCCAGCACGCCGTCTCCGTACGGCTTGGGCTACCCGCAGGGTTACGGCGCGGCGTCGGTGGCGTCTCTGTCCTCGCCGCCCTCTCTGGGAGGGATGGCGGGGGGCAAGGCGCGGCCCACTCCCAAGCCGCCCCGCCAGAGGCCCAGCCTGCCTCCCCCGCAGCCGCCCCCCACCCCCGGGAGCAGCCCTCAACCGCTGGAGAACTCGTCGGGGCTGCTGGACGCCTTGTCTCCCGGAGAGAGCATGTCCACAG ATTCCTTCTGCAACCTTGACATTCCCATCATCGACATGGAGCTGGACGGCCTCTTGGACTTGGCGCACATCTCCCGCCTCGGGTACTCGCTGGCGCCGCTGGACTCCAGGCGCCTCCGAGTCGCCGAGTCGGAGGACGGGGAGGACGCGGAGAGCACGGTGCTATGA